TTTCcggtaaaaaaaatgtacaaaaatcTCCATATTTTTGCCAGGTGTAATATTTGTGCTAAAGATGAGCTTAATTTTCGAATATCACCCTCTTCGGGCCCTAATTGTCGGTACAAGCATAGCACTGAGCATGCATTGTGCATGTTCTGTCGAAGCACGTGACCGTGATCGGCGTGACCGATCCACACGGTAGCAATGCAACAATTAATTTGTCGTAGCAGAGATGCGTTTTTTACATATTACCTAACCTAGCTGTAAAACCTGTGCAGTGCAAACGTTTCCCATGTGTCTTGAAATAGTAGTAAGTACATATTTGTCGAATAGGTTTGGGAAGCACAGGCTGTACTTGTGAATGGACCAATTAGACAGGTGGCCATTTTGCGGCCTCCCGGCTTTGTTCACGCGGCACGCAGCCTGATTTTAAAGATAGTGGAAAAAATATTCCATCTATGTGATGAATGAGAAAATAGTCGAAAACCACTACATATAACTGAGTTAAAATAACTTTAATAGTAATTCTTGTTAACCGCGTGTATCCAAGCTGATCATTGCCTGtttcttttctaatttttccatGCTAATTCAACCTCCTAAAAGTTGTTTTTGTTAGTAGTCAATGGCATGAAAGAGTACAACCTGCGTCGAAAAGTAGAAGACTCTgtgcctagaggcacggacggaagtttgacgtagaattttaaggacaattgcttttgaattaagttttttaactgttcagaaatccgAAGGTTTAACTCATTCAATACTTCAAATAGAGGTCCTAGAAAAACACTTCCAATGGAATAAATCGATCACTCTCAGCACATGTGCGTTACTTCGAGAAAATTTCGAACTGCAGCTGttcaagaatataaaaaaattgtaaggggttgtatgtaggaaacgaccgcatatttttcattttttttaaacacttcCAATAGAATAAATCGATCACTCTCAGCTCATGTGCGTTACTTCGAGAAAATTTCAAACTTCAGCTGttcaagaatataaaaaaaaattgtaaggggttgtatgtaggaaacgaccgcatattttcgacgtagaactaactaattttagaatgcatcgaagtttttgtaatagattatgttcttcgttactgtGGAGCTTCCGATATTCACTGCAAGGGTTCCTCAATGCCGTTAGTATAatcctacagtgaaatcacccgatacagagaggaaatattaagTGGGGCTTACCTATTCGACCGTTGTCTGCTGGAGGAGGAAATGATGTGAAATGTGTGCTACTACTGCTGCTATGATATAACACCAACAttactgttatactgtcagctgCGAGGGGTAGGGCATTGTGCATTTAATCTTTCTTCTACGCACCTCACATCTTCCTTCTCCCTTCTTCTTTTTGtgttgttttccttttttttttgtcttttgtcTGTCAttccaatttataatttttcaatctACGATACGAAATACTCAAAAAAATGTTCTAAAAAATATTCGGCTGCGTGAATTTTCTCTGATTACAGTCCTCACGGTCAATTTTGACCTGGATACTCTATCAATCACTAATACAGTTTGCCACATGTCCACATATTTTATAggtttggaaataaaaaaatgacgaCAATCTGTCTAGGTGACATCTGTGTACTCAACACGCAGCGATAGAAACAAGTACTGCACGCactcaataacaaaccaactgTCAAAATTCATTAATATGTGCTTATCCCCGGTTCAATAGTGCCAAACCACCCTGGTTTTTTTTAGCATGACTTCCTCTGAAGAAACCCTGGTGGTTGAGTGGGCAGCagtagaggtgggcaaaacggttcactttaatgaCCAACCAACCaagtgaccaaccgttcacttaagtgaactagttcttttgagcagttcactcactcttttgtaCAGTGGCGGGATATGTCCGATATTTGTTAGAAATAACTTagcacaatagaaaatcaaactttgattttgaaattttaattttgtttgagtcgttattcattattttcagcaTAAACTAGCATTGTGCTGCTTTGCTTACGATGCATTGCAATAaatgctatagcaaaactgtacccaaaccgcgaacgtccatctcaaaattatcgagcacaatatgatataatataaaacatatttcaTATTAGCGACGCGAATTTTACTGTTTAACAAGACTGTTTAAATCAACTTTCAGCTTTCAACTATATTTTATAAGTGAGGTAGATTGGCATAACAACTTACTGAAATAATTACCCTGAActccaaaatatgaaatttgataaataatttaacaatccaatttaaaaccatcgtatCCTGAACGCAACATAAAAAACGCAACAAGCGTTTTTTATGAAGCAACAATACcgacatattatttttgttgtttcatggggctatcgttcgtttccattcgttaatttgagaactatttaccttgcagcaccattcatctatcattcgttcgttttctttcctcttacGCACCGCttaccgtacacagttcgttctgaactacATGCACAGTTTtgccagcggtcagttcgttctgaactgtatacacagttcagtcggcggtcagttcgttctgaactgtattatcagttcatcattcaccgtacacagttcgtgctgaactgggtatacagttcatatgaactgttgcccagccaaaaagaacggcagttcgttcactcttttgggtgaactcgttcttttgatcagttcatgaacggtttgcccatctctaggcAGCAACATTATGTGGCTGTATCGCAACCTGCAGCTCATCATTGTAGTTGTTTCCGGTTGACGATACGGTTGACATTGCTTTATTaacaattctcatgaaattttCGACTAGCCCATTTTGTTGTGAGAAAAATTGTGTAGAGTATATTGTCTGAATTCCTCTTACATGAAAATAGCTTTCAAATTCTTCACCATTGAATGGCTGACCATTTGTATTGAGCGCAATCGTCTCCCAAACCGTTTTAGTAGAAAATAGCCTTTGCATTGGTGTTGGTTTCACCGGTCTACCATTTGTGGCACAAGTTTTGAATGACCCATTGATCAGCATCTGTGGCCATGCCAGGTCACCACACTCGCACGATTGAGTTTTGTCAATATTCCGTTCTTGATGGATAGGTCATTCCAGACAGCTTGAAATCTACTCAGATACTTCGCCCACTTTCCTGACTACAAAGCTTCCACTTCCAATTGGGGTGTTTCATCTTTTGCAGTTGAATTCCGCGTTTCAACGCGTTTCAGTCGGCTGGACGCGGCCCAAGTTGACCGCATTTACtgcatttcaattttaataCGGGCAGGCCCTGTTTCAGTGCGCCCTCCTATTACATCTGGAACAACGTTCCCGATGACTCCTGGAAAAAGAAATGCTAGCACGATATTATTTAGTCTAAATTCTCTGGTTTATTCGTTTCCCGTCCTACGCTTCAATGGAGCTTTGGTAGAGCGTATATGATTAATTGAAGTACAAGCTGTATCAATCTGATACAATCCGTCTCTTGTTGCCGATTGTACGATGAATTTCGCTTCGCCACTAAATGTGGTAGCAGTTCTAGCAAGTTCGCGGTTGAACATGTCCTTTGACGAAACGTTCCTGATCTGCTGCACTAAACTCACAAAGACGTAcattctcatttgtctggcatgGAAACTCATAATCGATTCTCCTGATCGTTGTCGCGTGCACGAAAATGCTTCTTGCTCAGCCGCAGTGTCGATTGTtgatcaaaaatgactttcgatGTTCTTAACAAAAGTTGTGTAGCAATGACCTTCCTTCAGGTTTGGCCTCAACTTACATGCTCGCACAATACCCTGCAATTCTTCACCCATTGAAAGAAAAAGCAGTTGTGACCGTTGTATGTGTCACACACGTTGAATAGAGACGCTGCGATCTCAGAGCTTCCAATATATTTGAACCACTATTAAAACCACTTTGAACCTCATTTTGCTTGCAGGTACGTTTTATGAGAAAGGTTGGATTTGGTCTCATCGGACGTTCGTATTACTTGTCGTCGTTTCATACGCCGGAATGTCACGACACTTCCAGCTATCACCTGCTTCAGTGCATACAATGTTGTTTCCTGGGAACTAATGCTACTGATCGAGCATTTTCCAGCTCGCTGTTTCTTTTCGATATTGGGTGGTTTCTTCGACATACCGTTTTTTCAaaagcggttgtcccaacacgcagGTTTTAaggcggttgtcccgacacgccCCTTTTTTcaagcggttgtcccaacacgcaaTTTTTCAgacggttgtcccgacacgtcACTTTTTCCAAGCGGTTATCTCAACACGCAATATCTCAGGCGGTTGTCTCGACACGCCATTTATTTTCACAGACGGTTGTCCCAACACACAATTTTCTTGAATTTCTTTCCTCTATGCCTTGTGATTTCACTGAATATTTAatgtattgtttttttgaaaaaaaactgcaagGGTTCCTCAATGCCGTTAGTATAatcctacagtgaaatcacccgataTAGAGAGGAAATATTAAGTGTGGCTTACCTATTCGACCGTTGCCTGCTGGAGGACGAAATGATGTGAAATGTGTGCTACTACTGCTGCTATGATATAACACCAACAttactgttatactgtcagctgCGAGGGGTAGGGCATTGTGCATTTAATCTTTCTTCTACGCACCTCACAGTTatgaataaatttgatgaacgtccttttacgtttaatatgatgcctaggactaccaaaatatgtgaacggaaggatTATctaacgatcattgtattttaaatttcccctctgaagttattgcacatctcatgtcgTAGTTCTCAaagcgcgaaagttcattcacctctagtatctgaaatgacgaggCTTCTCAGTTTACGAGTACATTTTGGGgtaacatattccggtctgcacaacgacaagcgagtacaaaagtactcaacaccaaaaaagccccgacttgcatgtgtttgcaaagcggattcctcaggcacattaattttgaagtcagtgttagggaaacacagctcagtggggaaCAAATACTCCCGagttgcatgttttgacaaaacggattcccctaggcacattgattttgaagttcgtgttagggaaacacagctcggcgggaacaaaaatacccccgacttgcttgtatatttgcaaattggattcccacaggtacattgattctgaagtctgtattggggaaaccgtaaatcgggtcgatcaaaacttgacagttagggcgtttagataacgcttgacattttacagttattcaattgttcatctcatgaaaaataacattttattaattgtgatagacgcgtagaaatatttcctatcaattgatgcaaacatctttctgatctgttaagaaatgttcgagttataagcattcgaaatacgggtagggttagcacacaaatcggcagaataaatgtatgggaaaaaaggaagttcttccagttttcatgaatttaaattgTTTAGAGAATagtggattgtaatgtatagcatatcaaacaaatcttagagaatttctgattcgattggtatgcaaatcatgagaattagttcacagtgaaaatagttatttacgttaaatttatttcataaaaacgtgacctgttttctgatttggcacccttcctgaaagacgcagttctacgtcaaaaaatatgaagTAAGGAATTTTCAAGACAAGGTTTTAtcaagacaatgacccaaagCACAAGGCacaagttcgcacatggttacattaaaaTTGCTCAAAGGTTATTAGCACTCCTCCAAATCTCCCGACATCAATTccagtttagaaaaaaaactatgagaGTAATCTGTGTAGAAAAGTTAataaccattaaatttctaaaaataacgatttaaaaaaccacttgatgaatAAGTGGATGAATGTTCCTttcaaatacacaaaaaaaatagtaGATGACGGCTAAAGACAGCTGAAGACAGTTTCAATGAAGGAAAGGGTTACCATCCTGAAGATGGAATTCTAAAATTAATCAACGCCATCGAAATCGAGTTAAAATTTCGACCACcatacgattatgagtttgagtcaattttcatacaatcGCCATTCttatagaaataaaaaccattattctgaaaacagataacaAAACTTTTAACTCCcatatgacactataacttcatctaaatagaatgttcctaAAGTATGTTTTCGTTTGTTGAATCTGCATGATGTACGATTTCGATTTTGTATCACTGTACCAAAAAAACACAACGTGAAAAACAGGTTAAAACAGCAAAAGCATTGGAAAAAAACCATTAGAAATGTGTGCAAAATACATAATTTAGGTTAAAAATACTCCTaaaaatttgatcatgttgtaGAAACTTGAACAAAGGATGTATATAGAAAAGTCCTATTAGAggcgaaaatgtccaattattcgtgtcgcactACAGGTCTGTCCgattagctagatgtcgaattagaggcgAATCCCCGTAATTGCTTCGTGATAGGGTAAGTGGTTTGTCCGGAGCAAAAAGGTTATAATACCCTCAATCAAAGCAAATTCATTTGAGTGTGTATTATCCGCAAGTACAGTGAAATTAGCTCATTTCTCTTTTGTCATTATCGCCGAGCTGTCAGTTGCGCAAaacgcaaaacaaaaataattaaaagtcattacatatttgagaaaaattttCTTCCGAAGTTTTCGTCCAACTCACCAAATCTGGTCGGTCTATTAGAGTTGTCTTCGGATTGCCACACCGGGGAAAATGAATCACAATCGTCAATGAGCAAATTCGTGCACCTGGGGGAACGCAAAATCCTCAAAGTGAGAAAAAACGGAATTTGTTGTGACTAGAGTGCTAACTCGCACCCAAATTTGATTCTCCACTTTCTTTGCACGGGACAGAAAAAAAGACAAAATCGCTTCACGTGAGATCTAGTTTTTCTAATCTCTAATTCAGGGCAATCATGTAGGTATTCGTCATTCGATTACTTGCTTTGCTTATCTCCGGTTCAATGTAAATATTTGATAATGGTTCATGGATTTCAGCTTCTCTGAAATCTCACATTTCCAAGGTGAAATTACTTCTAATTTACTCGTTGGTAATCTCTGTATTGGTTGCTGAACGAAACTCTAGAATGGCTTCAACGATGCAATTGGAGTTCGCCCAGGCGATGTCCGATTTCAAGAACATGTTTCCCGAGATGGACCGAGATGTAATAGAAGCCGTACTGCGGGCAAATCAGGGCGCAGTTGATGCTACGATCGATCAGTTGCTTGCAATGAGTACCGATAATCAGGTCCGTGTTGGGGAATGTGTGTAGTTTCTTTGGCTGATTAATATTCTCGCCGCATTTCAGAATGAGAAACTTCGGCAGGAATTGGATGGCGACACCGGCAGAACACCGCCGACTGGTGGCAATAATCCTAACGCTTCACCGGCTGTTCTGTTGAATCTTTCCAGCGCTGCGACTCCAGTGCTCCTCAGCACCTCTCCTAAACAACAAGCGCTGGGCGCATCACCTAAGATCAAAAAGTCTCCCGGAAGCGCTAGTGTCAACAGTAGTCCGCGAGTAGTCGCAGTGGGAGCTGTTGGTGCACGGGATCCGGACAAGGTTGGCTACAGCAGATGGAATCCACCCATGCTGGGCCCGCTGCCACCCACTTTCCTGAGGTTGGCCGGATGTGGCGAATCGACACGTAACACTGAGTTTGACCTCGGCGACGAACAGTTCGCTATGATGCTGCAGAACGAAGAATTTATGGCCGAGCTGAGATGGAACCAGGAGTTCCTGTCGGCGCTGGAGAAAGACCACCAAGGTAAGGTTTCAGATGACGCCGCGTTCAAGGAACGATTGCGCCACATGGGTAAGATATCGAGGAAGAAATTTGCCCAGCTGGCACGGGTATTCACCTGGCAGCGGGGCGGTAACAAGAAAGCTAGTGCCGTTAGGCATCCGGATTCGCTGCTTCTGCAGGAGGAACACAGCGATGATGACGAGCCGAGAAAGGCCGCCAAGAAGTAGAGCGGGGTAGGGTTTCGATTCGCTTGTTTTTGGTAGGGATGTTAGATGCCGAGAGAATAGACCGTTCCCCCCGGGGGGTGAGTAATGGATTCCATAATTTGAGTTTTGAGTTAAGAGTTTTTAGAAGATAAGACTGTTATATTTTTCTGTGAAAAGCAAATATCCGTGAGGCAACACCGAAATTTTAACTGAACATATGGACTGAGCGAAGGGTTTTTGGTAAAAGTAGTCATATCAGGAGGAAAAGAGGTTGATTTCTTGTCTCGAAGTTCGTGCAATCGCTCTGGAAAAGCCACATTTTTTTAGTTTGCTATTATTTATTTGTATATATTCAGagattgtttatttttcatctATTGTTGGAATATTTATCACTACAAATGCATTTGAGGTGCGACTCACTTCGCATGGATCTGATCAGATTAACTACGTCTATTTTTTGGATTAGTCTaaattgtaggcaaaaagacAGAGCAGATTTTTTCGTTGGTAATAGTTATTTCGTATGAATTATCCTAGATCAAGCAAAGCAGCAGTTATACATAGATAAGTTATATAACTATATAAGTCAATCACTATACGCAGCAGGAGCAACAAAACAAGGAAAAAGAAACTAGTCATCGCAGATTATTAAATGATAAAGATATAGACGAAACCAACATACACACATTGGTTCCGCCGCGCGCAGGCTTCTACGGGAGGGCAGAGAAAAGATTCACAACTTACCTAACTATAAAGAAACGCAAGCCTAAAAAGCAAACATGATGTAAACAGAGCATGAAACTCAATCTAATTTAGCAGTGTAAATAACTATCTACGTATATCCTCTGAAATTACCGATATGGTTAGAAAGCATTGGAGAAATGTTTTATCGTTCAATTGTGTGCTGCGATAACGCTGGAGTTCTTTTGCGGTCTTTATCTCATCATTTATACAGATTAGTTAGACGGGTTTGTGGAATAAAAAAATTTGGCAAATAGTGGCAACGGAATTATGCATAAGTTAGCTTCGAGTTTCCACGATTTGTATATGTAGCGAATGGGATCGAGTATGTTACAAAAATTACTTGGAAAGATGGAGCCAATGAATGAGAGCGATTTATTTGGGCACATTTGAGGTGCTGCAACTTCCTCTGATATAATCCGATTTCTATTCTGTTTGCTCTATACaactggaaattggaaaaaccgAATATTTCCGGAGGTATGTCTTGCGATGTTTAGAGCCGAGAGTAAGGTTTTGAAGATTAGAAGTAGATGGAATGGATTTCTTTTATTCCTCATTTCGAACATAAGTTCAAAAGATCGCTTGAAAATCGAGTGAAAAAACAAGGCGCATGGTTGCAGAGTCCCTTCTCTTTACCAGTTGATGGAAGTTAGCTGTTGATTTCCCTTGAGGCAATATTCAATACTAGTCTCTCCCTAGTTTCGTTGCTTTTTCCGCGCTGTTCAAAGACCATAATACCATTGATCTTTGAGTCTTTCTCAAAAAGATGTTTTTAACACAAGAGTCTTCCAGACCCATTTAATATTGTTATAACAAACAATATTTATATTGCCGAATATCACCGATATTACAGAATTTTTTTGTGGACAGGCCATCTTCAGTGGTtccgtcatccgggggcaaattgatcaccggggtgaaattgatcaaatgttttactgaaaacaaacataaattttcgGAGGTATTATGCAACTAAATTTTGAACTGTTTTTATctgacactagctgacccggcaaacttcgtcccgcccaaaattcgtttttttaacaATACCCTCAAACATTAacgtttcttactaagcgcaagttaatgagtccaatcgcagaactgttcatggtttaatcttctaatcgaccccgttgaatttacattttactataaaattcctagtactcctaccaaaactcatcattagaatatcagattattttcagagacaattctcgttcaagatttttcaaccacttgcaaataacatgtttccccgttacatggaataaatgttttatacagaaaatatgataggataaagacagacccctcccctcttctccctttAGAGTGTTTCTAGAGTGTTGTGTTTcctttgtatgggagcccccccttagagaggggggtggagtgtctaatcaccatagaaaaatttattgcacccttaaacctccacatgacaaatttcgttcatttacttgattgattagttctcgagtaatgcagaaatttgtatggcagcaccccttagggaggagggaggagtctcaaactatcatgaaaaccttccccggccctaaaaacccctacataccaattttcatgtgaatcggttcagtagcttccgagtccataagaatcagacagacagaaatccattatatatatatatatatatatatatatatatatatatatatatatatatatatatatatatatatatatatataaccttGGAGTTTTTAATCACATTAGGATAATCCGAATGGTCCCCGGTCAGTTTTTAAATCGAGTTATGTAAAAGCAAGACCACACCTTTAGGTGGATTGAACCAGGTTTTTGTGTTTTCAAGCACTTCAGATGAATGTAGGTGAAGAAATCAATGATTTTCTAgcgaaaaatatcaaaatgtagcttcggggtgaaattgatcaatctatgtttttcGTGATTTTCTAGTGTGATGGATTTCTATCCGTTACAAcgttttgatatttttcgacttttttacgtaggactacgtcttacattaagagtgccaaatcagaaaacatgtcacgtttttatgaaataaagttaacgataataaccattttttgctgcgaacggattttaacgattcgcataccaatcgcatcggaaat
The Toxorhynchites rutilus septentrionalis strain SRP chromosome 2, ASM2978413v1, whole genome shotgun sequence genome window above contains:
- the LOC129765885 gene encoding CUE domain-containing protein 1; this translates as MASTMQLEFAQAMSDFKNMFPEMDRDVIEAVLRANQGAVDATIDQLLAMSTDNQNEKLRQELDGDTGRTPPTGGNNPNASPAVLLNLSSAATPVLLSTSPKQQALGASPKIKKSPGSASVNSSPRVVAVGAVGARDPDKVGYSRWNPPMLGPLPPTFLRLAGCGESTRNTEFDLGDEQFAMMLQNEEFMAELRWNQEFLSALEKDHQGKVSDDAAFKERLRHMGKISRKKFAQLARVFTWQRGGNKKASAVRHPDSLLLQEEHSDDDEPRKAAKK